One region of Micromonospora lupini genomic DNA includes:
- a CDS encoding response regulator transcription factor, giving the protein MRVLVVEDERNLADAIARGLRKRGMAVDVAYDGDAGHEAAFVTRYDVVVLDRDLPGVHGDQICADLAASGALTRVLMLTASGTVADRVEGLQLGADDYLPKPFAFDELVARVQALGRRATPAAPPVLELADLVLDPARRVATRAGVPMDLTNKEFGVLSELLKARGAVVSSEELLERVWDANTDPFTTIVRVTVMTLRRKLGDPPLIETVVGAGYRTAEVLP; this is encoded by the coding sequence ATGCGGGTACTGGTGGTGGAGGACGAACGCAACCTCGCCGATGCGATCGCGCGCGGGTTGCGCAAACGGGGCATGGCGGTGGACGTGGCGTACGACGGCGACGCCGGCCACGAGGCGGCGTTCGTCACCCGGTACGACGTGGTGGTGCTCGACCGCGACCTGCCCGGCGTGCACGGCGACCAGATCTGCGCCGACCTCGCCGCCTCCGGGGCGTTGACCCGGGTGCTGATGCTCACCGCGAGCGGCACCGTGGCCGACCGGGTGGAGGGTTTGCAGCTCGGGGCGGACGACTACCTGCCCAAGCCGTTCGCGTTCGACGAGTTGGTCGCCCGGGTGCAGGCGTTGGGCCGGCGGGCCACCCCGGCCGCGCCGCCGGTTCTCGAACTGGCGGACCTGGTGCTCGACCCGGCCCGCCGGGTCGCCACCCGCGCCGGTGTGCCCATGGACCTGACGAACAAGGAGTTCGGCGTGCTCAGCGAGCTGCTCAAGGCGCGTGGCGCGGTCGTGTCAAGCGAGGAGCTGCTGGAGCGGGTGTGGGACGCCAACACCGACCCCTTCACCACAATCGTCCGGGTGACGGTCATGACGCTGCGCCGGAAGCTCGGCGATCCGCCGTTGATCGAGACGGTGGTGGGGGCGGGTTACCGCACGGCCGAGGTCCTGCCGTGA
- a CDS encoding thiolase family protein yields MPREVRDVVFVDGVRTPFGKAGGMYANTRADDLVIRCIRELLRRNPQLPPERVEEVAIAATTQIGDQGLTIGRTAALLAGLPKTVPGFAIDRMCAGAMTAVTTVASGIAMGAYDVAIAGGVEHMGRHPMGEGVDPNPRIIAEKLVDPSALVMGATAENLHDLVPHITKARTDAFALASQQKTAKAYANGKLQDDLVPVAIRDAEGGWGLAGVDEAPRDTSLEKLATLKTPFRPHGKVTAGNAAGLNDGATASLLADEATARELGLPIAMRLVSFGFVGVEPEVMGVGPIPSTEKALRLAGLSIDDIGLFELNEAFAVQVLAFLDHFGIADDDPRVNPWGGAIAIGHPLASSGVRLMTQLARQFAEHPEVRYGVTAMCIGIGMGGTVIWENPHWTESSKPAERTEGDK; encoded by the coding sequence GTGCCCCGTGAAGTTCGGGATGTCGTCTTCGTCGACGGCGTCCGTACCCCGTTCGGCAAGGCGGGTGGCATGTACGCCAACACCCGCGCCGACGACCTGGTGATCCGCTGCATCCGTGAGCTGCTGCGCCGCAACCCGCAACTGCCGCCGGAGCGGGTCGAGGAGGTCGCCATCGCGGCCACCACCCAGATCGGTGACCAGGGCCTCACCATCGGCCGTACCGCCGCGCTGCTGGCAGGTCTACCCAAGACCGTTCCCGGCTTCGCCATCGACCGGATGTGCGCCGGCGCGATGACCGCCGTGACCACGGTGGCCAGCGGCATCGCCATGGGCGCGTACGACGTCGCCATCGCCGGCGGCGTCGAGCACATGGGCCGCCACCCGATGGGCGAAGGCGTCGACCCCAACCCGCGCATCATCGCGGAGAAGCTGGTGGACCCGTCGGCGCTGGTCATGGGCGCCACCGCGGAGAACCTGCACGACCTGGTCCCGCACATCACCAAGGCGCGCACCGACGCGTTCGCACTCGCCTCGCAGCAGAAGACGGCGAAGGCGTACGCCAACGGCAAGCTCCAGGACGACCTGGTGCCCGTGGCGATCCGCGACGCCGAGGGCGGCTGGGGTCTGGCCGGAGTGGACGAGGCCCCCCGCGACACGTCGCTGGAGAAGCTGGCCACCCTGAAGACCCCGTTCCGCCCGCACGGCAAGGTCACCGCTGGCAACGCCGCGGGCCTGAACGACGGCGCCACCGCGAGCCTGCTCGCCGACGAGGCCACCGCCCGCGAGCTGGGCCTGCCGATCGCCATGCGGTTGGTGTCGTTCGGTTTCGTCGGGGTGGAGCCGGAGGTGATGGGCGTCGGCCCGATCCCGTCGACGGAGAAGGCCCTGCGCCTGGCCGGGCTCAGCATCGACGACATCGGCCTGTTCGAGCTGAACGAGGCGTTCGCCGTGCAGGTGCTCGCCTTCCTCGACCACTTCGGCATCGCCGACGACGACCCGCGGGTCAACCCGTGGGGTGGCGCGATCGCCATCGGCCACCCGCTCGCGTCGTCAGGCGTACGGCTGATGACCCAGCTGGCCCGCCAGTTCGCCGAGCACCCCGAGGTCCGCTACGGCGTGACCGCGATGTGCATCGGCATCGGCATGGGCGGCACGGTGATCTGGGAGAACCCGCACTGGACGGAGTCCAGCAAGCCTGCTGAGCGGACGGAGGGCGACAAGTGA
- a CDS encoding 3-hydroxyacyl-CoA dehydrogenase NAD-binding domain-containing protein translates to MSALAAPNEVVTRALLRQVTVPGLDRPAALITLDNGFDHTKPNTFGPAGLTSLDEAITAALAADPAFIAVTGKPYIFCVGADIVGLPQLADRAQALEIGRLGHRVFARLRDSAVPTFAFVNGAAMGGGLELALHCHYRTLSGGAAALALPEVSLGLVPGWGGTQLLPNLIGIPAATQVIIQNPLMQNRMLKPKQAAEMGIADVLLEPADFLERSLEWAAGVVRGQVTVTRPEVDKDMWAGVLYFARETLNQRLHGAVPAAYKALDLLETAKDGDFAAGTAAEDEALADLVFSEELRSGLYAFDLVQRRAKRPAGAPDKGLARPVTKVGIVGAGLMASQLALLFARRLQVPVVMSDLDQSRVDKGVGYVHTQIEKAVTKGRMDKGTAAKLYGLVSGTVDKSAFADADFVIEAVFEDLGVKKQVWAELEKIVSPEAVLATNTSSLSITEMAAELEHPERVVGFHFFNPVAVLPLLEIVRGERTDDATLATAFAVGKQLKKSSVLVSDAPAFVVNRLLTRFLGTVFAAVDAGTPLDVANSALDPLGLPMRPLALLQLVGPAVAYHVGGTLHGAYPDRFSVSENLRRIADSGQPIVVDDQVNEEVAALLVVGDQPLTAEQVRQNALDALAQEIRLMLDEGVVAEAQDIDLCMILGAGWPFHLGGVTPYLDRTGTSERVTGKRFLPRGAASLPA, encoded by the coding sequence GTGAGCGCACTGGCCGCACCGAACGAGGTCGTCACCCGCGCGCTGCTGCGGCAGGTGACCGTGCCGGGGCTGGACCGGCCCGCCGCCCTGATCACCCTGGACAACGGCTTCGACCACACCAAGCCGAACACCTTCGGCCCGGCCGGGCTGACCAGCCTGGACGAGGCCATCACGGCCGCGCTCGCCGCCGACCCGGCGTTCATCGCGGTCACCGGCAAGCCGTACATCTTCTGCGTGGGCGCGGACATCGTCGGGCTGCCGCAGCTCGCCGACCGCGCGCAGGCGCTGGAGATCGGCCGGCTCGGCCACCGGGTCTTCGCCCGGCTCAGGGACAGCGCCGTGCCCACGTTCGCGTTCGTCAACGGCGCGGCCATGGGCGGCGGCCTGGAGCTGGCGCTGCACTGCCACTACCGGACGCTCTCCGGTGGCGCGGCGGCGCTCGCCCTGCCCGAGGTTTCCCTCGGTCTGGTGCCCGGCTGGGGCGGCACGCAGTTGCTGCCGAACCTGATCGGCATCCCCGCCGCCACGCAGGTGATCATCCAGAACCCGCTGATGCAGAACAGGATGCTCAAGCCGAAGCAGGCCGCCGAGATGGGCATCGCGGACGTGCTGCTGGAGCCGGCCGACTTCCTGGAGCGGTCCCTGGAGTGGGCCGCCGGTGTGGTGCGCGGTCAGGTCACCGTGACCCGGCCCGAGGTCGACAAGGACATGTGGGCGGGCGTGCTCTACTTCGCCCGCGAGACGCTGAACCAGCGGCTGCACGGCGCGGTTCCGGCCGCGTACAAGGCACTCGACCTGCTGGAGACGGCGAAGGACGGCGACTTCGCCGCCGGCACCGCCGCCGAGGACGAGGCGCTCGCGGACCTGGTCTTCTCCGAGGAGCTGCGCAGCGGCCTGTACGCCTTCGACCTCGTGCAGCGGCGGGCCAAGCGCCCGGCCGGCGCACCGGACAAGGGTCTGGCCCGCCCGGTCACCAAGGTCGGCATCGTCGGCGCCGGCCTGATGGCCAGCCAGTTGGCGCTGCTGTTCGCCCGCCGCCTCCAGGTTCCTGTCGTCATGAGCGACCTGGACCAGTCCCGGGTGGACAAGGGCGTCGGCTACGTGCACACCCAGATCGAGAAGGCCGTCACCAAGGGCCGGATGGACAAGGGCACGGCCGCCAAGCTGTACGGCCTGGTCAGCGGCACTGTCGACAAGAGCGCCTTCGCGGACGCCGACTTCGTCATCGAGGCGGTCTTCGAGGACCTGGGCGTCAAGAAGCAGGTCTGGGCCGAGTTGGAGAAGATCGTCTCCCCGGAGGCGGTGCTCGCCACAAACACCAGCTCGCTGTCCATCACCGAGATGGCCGCCGAGCTGGAGCACCCGGAGCGGGTGGTCGGCTTCCACTTCTTCAATCCGGTGGCGGTGCTGCCGCTGCTGGAGATCGTCCGGGGCGAGCGCACCGACGACGCCACCCTCGCCACCGCGTTCGCGGTCGGCAAGCAGCTCAAGAAGTCGAGCGTATTGGTCTCCGACGCCCCGGCGTTCGTGGTGAACCGGCTGCTCACCCGTTTCCTGGGCACCGTCTTCGCCGCCGTCGACGCCGGGACGCCGCTGGACGTGGCGAACAGCGCGCTGGATCCGCTGGGCCTGCCGATGCGCCCGCTCGCGCTGCTCCAGCTCGTCGGGCCGGCGGTGGCGTACCACGTGGGCGGCACCCTGCACGGCGCGTACCCGGACCGGTTCTCCGTCAGCGAGAACCTCAGGCGGATCGCCGACTCGGGTCAGCCGATCGTGGTCGACGACCAGGTCAACGAGGAGGTGGCCGCGCTGCTCGTCGTCGGTGACCAGCCGTTGACCGCCGAGCAGGTACGCCAGAACGCGCTCGACGCGCTCGCCCAGGAGATCCGGCTGATGCTGGACGAGGGTGTGGTCGCCGAGGCGCAGGACATCGACCTGTGCATGATCCTGGGTGCCGGTTGGCCGTTCCACCTGGGCGGCGTCACGCCGTACCTGGATCGGACCGGCACCAGCGAGCGGGTCACCGGCAAGCGGTTCCTGCCGCGCGGGGCGGCGAGCCTGCCCGCCTGA
- a CDS encoding ribonuclease D yields the protein MTDEPPLRRRPTEELPGHAPQQPPSAQPQPAGEGPDPTDGGPVPLTAPRDGTPDPVTTPAELAEVVARFAAGTGPVALDAERASGYRYSQRAYLVQLRRAGAGTALIDPLPLPDLSTLDAVIGEAEWVLHAASQDLACLAEVGLYPRRLFDTELAARLAGFERVGLAALTEQLLGFTLEKHHSAADWSSRPLPESWLTYAALDVEMLTDLRDALDAELARQGKSAWAAEEFAALVRTGARPPRVRAEPWRRTSGIHRVRGARAQARVRSLWYARDQIAARRDAAPGRVLPDSAIVAAAELDPKDEKTLLTLPGFGGRSVRRLARTWLAALDDARELSDDALPATPAVEGPPPPHRWAERDPVAAGRLARCREVVVRIAGEHNLPPENLITPDSVRRLAWSPPEEVTEDAVAETLRGFNAREWQIALLTPHLTQALSPNPIP from the coding sequence GTGACCGACGAACCACCCCTGCGCCGTCGGCCCACCGAAGAACTCCCGGGACACGCACCCCAGCAGCCGCCGTCGGCCCAGCCGCAGCCGGCGGGCGAGGGGCCCGACCCGACCGACGGTGGGCCCGTTCCGCTGACCGCCCCCCGCGACGGCACCCCTGATCCGGTGACCACCCCGGCCGAACTTGCCGAGGTCGTGGCCCGGTTCGCGGCGGGCACCGGCCCGGTCGCCCTGGATGCCGAACGCGCTTCGGGGTACCGCTACAGCCAGCGCGCGTATCTGGTGCAGCTGCGCCGCGCGGGCGCCGGCACAGCGCTTATCGACCCGCTGCCGCTGCCCGACCTCAGCACGCTGGACGCGGTGATCGGCGAGGCCGAGTGGGTGCTCCACGCGGCCAGTCAGGATCTGGCCTGCCTCGCCGAGGTGGGGTTGTACCCGCGCCGGCTGTTCGACACGGAACTGGCCGCTCGGCTGGCCGGGTTCGAGCGGGTCGGCCTGGCCGCGCTGACCGAGCAGCTACTCGGATTCACCCTGGAGAAGCACCACTCGGCGGCCGACTGGTCGAGTCGGCCGCTGCCCGAGTCGTGGCTGACCTACGCCGCGCTCGACGTGGAGATGCTCACCGACCTCCGCGACGCGCTCGACGCCGAGCTGGCCCGGCAGGGCAAGTCGGCCTGGGCCGCGGAGGAGTTCGCCGCCCTGGTCCGGACCGGGGCCCGGCCGCCCCGGGTCCGCGCGGAGCCCTGGCGGCGCACGTCGGGCATCCACCGCGTGCGCGGGGCGCGGGCCCAGGCCCGGGTCCGCTCGTTGTGGTACGCCCGGGACCAGATCGCGGCCCGGCGGGACGCCGCGCCTGGACGGGTGCTGCCCGACTCGGCGATCGTCGCCGCGGCCGAGCTGGACCCGAAGGACGAGAAGACGCTGCTGACGTTGCCCGGCTTCGGGGGGCGGTCGGTCCGTCGGCTGGCTCGCACCTGGCTGGCCGCGCTCGACGACGCCCGGGAGCTGTCGGACGACGCGCTTCCGGCCACCCCTGCGGTGGAGGGTCCACCACCACCGCACCGGTGGGCGGAGCGGGACCCGGTGGCGGCAGGTCGCCTGGCCCGCTGCCGGGAGGTGGTGGTCCGCATCGCGGGCGAGCACAACCTGCCTCCGGAAAATCTGATCACCCCGGATTCGGTACGCCGTCTGGCGTGGAGCCCGCCGGAGGAGGTCACCGAGGACGCGGTGGCGGAGACCCTGCGCGGCTTCAACGCCCGCGAATGGCAGATCGCCCTGCTGACTCCCCACCTGACCCAGGCCCTGTCCCCCAACCCCATCCCCTAA
- a CDS encoding VOC family protein — translation MYPRIRNISFDCHDTYSLAGFWSAVLGYARHSEDVPGDPEAVLLPPDDATPNLFFQTVPEDKVTKNRQHICLEPVDRTRDEEVERVLGLGATIVADRRHADGTGWAVLADPEGNEFCVLRSAGERVTTTTVEDQQ, via the coding sequence GTGTATCCACGGATCCGCAACATCAGTTTCGACTGCCACGACACGTACTCCCTGGCCGGCTTCTGGTCGGCGGTGCTCGGCTACGCCCGGCACAGCGAGGACGTCCCCGGTGATCCGGAGGCGGTCCTGCTGCCGCCGGACGACGCCACTCCGAACCTGTTCTTCCAGACGGTGCCCGAGGACAAGGTGACCAAGAACCGGCAGCACATCTGCCTGGAACCTGTCGACCGGACCCGGGACGAGGAGGTCGAGCGGGTGCTCGGCCTCGGTGCCACGATTGTCGCCGACCGGCGGCACGCCGACGGGACAGGTTGGGCGGTGCTTGCCGACCCGGAGGGCAACGAGTTCTGCGTGCTGCGCAGCGCCGGGGAACGTGTCACCACGACCACCGTGGAGGACCAACAGTGA
- a CDS encoding DUF3000 domain-containing protein, which translates to MAPPIALPETFARAVAGLRSPAPRPEITLEEVGAPQRLAPFTFALSATVLRDGDEVATGRLILLHDPAGHEAWQGTLRLVTYVTAELEVDLAADPLLPGVGWTWLTDALDTQDAGHRAIGGTVTQTMSTRFGDLAGPPTAGDIEIRASWTPVDDDLAPHLLGWCALLASTAGLPPPGVTALADRRPAATA; encoded by the coding sequence ATGGCCCCCCCGATCGCGCTCCCGGAGACCTTCGCCCGCGCGGTCGCCGGGTTGCGGTCGCCGGCGCCCCGACCGGAGATCACCCTCGAGGAGGTCGGCGCTCCCCAGCGGCTCGCGCCGTTCACGTTCGCGCTCTCCGCGACGGTGCTGCGCGACGGCGACGAGGTGGCCACCGGCCGGCTGATCCTGCTGCACGACCCGGCCGGGCACGAAGCCTGGCAGGGCACGCTGCGACTGGTCACCTACGTGACGGCCGAGCTGGAGGTCGACCTCGCCGCCGACCCACTGCTCCCCGGCGTCGGCTGGACGTGGCTGACCGACGCCCTGGACACCCAGGACGCGGGTCACCGGGCGATCGGCGGAACGGTCACCCAGACCATGTCGACCCGGTTCGGTGACCTGGCCGGTCCACCGACGGCCGGCGACATCGAGATCCGCGCCTCCTGGACACCAGTCGACGACGACCTCGCCCCCCACCTGCTCGGCTGGTGCGCCCTGCTCGCCTCGACGGCCGGCCTGCCCCCACCCGGGGTCACCGCCCTGGCCGACCGCCGTCCGGCCGCCACCGCCTGA
- a CDS encoding trypsin-like peptidase domain-containing protein: MIMTAGFGAGDARPTGAEPDDGSGRAAERPGPLPPRIEPHPEVGATWPGAPSPGVEPTAAVPAPRTGWVAPPNAGQWGAAPQGSVPTGPQGTAAAPGMAAAHGTTAEPGMAAAYGTTAAHGTAAPYAPGPAPYGAGPYNPGTPTAYGAGGYPPAGDLASAPPFATAGHPGQPGHPGQPGWPGVTPPARTARRRWPRALATLLVVALAAVAGLQAYQINRLGDRLAATDRRLAQAQDSDGKRLDGLEQRTDALEKQAGAAFNPEAVASAVLPSVFRVRAGQFTGTAFAVGKPAAGGGTNLFTNFHVVESVWESGGRQVFLERTDQRFPATIVKVDKANDVAHLRATGKFTGLVTAPTAVKSGQQIIVVGAPLGLEDSVTTGVVSALRAAQGGSGPAIQFDAPINPGNSGGPVINGSKQVVGIATAKARDAEGIGLAIPIKVACDGFKIC, translated from the coding sequence ATGATCATGACGGCTGGCTTCGGTGCGGGCGACGCACGGCCAACGGGCGCCGAGCCTGACGACGGGAGCGGGCGGGCCGCCGAACGACCGGGCCCTCTGCCACCGCGCATCGAACCGCACCCGGAGGTCGGCGCCACCTGGCCCGGCGCACCGAGCCCCGGCGTCGAGCCCACCGCAGCAGTCCCGGCACCCCGTACCGGCTGGGTGGCCCCGCCGAACGCCGGGCAGTGGGGCGCGGCGCCCCAGGGGTCCGTGCCCACCGGCCCGCAGGGCACGGCCGCCGCGCCGGGAATGGCCGCCGCACACGGCACCACCGCGGAACCGGGCATGGCCGCCGCGTACGGCACCACCGCCGCGCACGGCACGGCCGCGCCGTACGCGCCGGGTCCGGCGCCGTACGGCGCCGGACCGTACAACCCGGGCACTCCCACGGCCTACGGCGCCGGCGGCTACCCGCCGGCCGGTGACCTGGCCAGCGCGCCGCCGTTCGCCACCGCGGGTCACCCCGGCCAGCCGGGTCACCCCGGCCAGCCCGGCTGGCCGGGTGTCACCCCACCCGCGCGAACCGCCCGACGCCGGTGGCCGAGGGCGCTCGCCACGCTGCTCGTCGTCGCTCTTGCCGCCGTTGCCGGACTGCAGGCGTACCAGATCAACCGGCTCGGCGACCGGCTCGCCGCCACCGACCGTCGGCTGGCCCAGGCCCAGGACAGCGACGGCAAACGCCTCGACGGCCTCGAACAGCGCACCGACGCGCTGGAGAAGCAGGCCGGGGCCGCGTTCAACCCCGAGGCGGTGGCCAGCGCCGTGCTGCCAAGCGTCTTCCGCGTGCGGGCCGGTCAGTTCACCGGCACCGCGTTCGCGGTGGGCAAGCCGGCGGCCGGTGGCGGCACCAACCTGTTCACCAACTTCCACGTGGTCGAGTCGGTCTGGGAGAGCGGCGGCCGGCAGGTCTTCCTGGAGCGCACGGACCAGCGCTTCCCCGCCACCATCGTCAAGGTCGACAAGGCCAACGACGTGGCGCACCTGCGGGCGACAGGCAAGTTCACAGGCCTGGTCACCGCGCCCACCGCCGTGAAGTCCGGGCAGCAGATCATCGTCGTCGGTGCTCCGCTCGGCCTGGAGGACAGCGTCACGACGGGTGTGGTGAGCGCGTTGCGCGCCGCACAGGGCGGCTCCGGACCGGCCATCCAGTTCGACGCCCCGATCAACCCCGGCAACTCCGGCGGCCCGGTGATCAACGGCAGCAAGCAGGTGGTCGGCATCGCCACCGCCAAGGCTCGTGACGCCGAGGGCATCGGGCTCGCCATCCCGATCAAGGTCGCCTGCGACGGCTTCAAGATCTGCTGA
- a CDS encoding sensor histidine kinase — protein MSRPARLRPTLRLRLTLLNGVLLVGAGAILVLLAWLLVRDALRPTDELLPGTVVVLSDNRTMDAAQWQRQLVDAASGELLAKGLVALLAISVVGVAGAYAVAGRALRPLHQVTATAQRLGEATLDQRIGYSGADDEVAELAKTFDAMLDRIASAFEAQKRFVANASHELRTPLAVMRTEIDVTLSDGDADAAEYRRMATVVRDASERANSLVDALLVLARSEAQTGRRLGRRTECDLATGTANALSAMRREVERIGLRVQTSLESAPVVGDPGLLDRLAGNLIENAVRYNHLHGRLWVRTGTDGERSWLVVGNTGFEVDQADVPGLFEPFRRGGRERTGARGSGLGLSIVRAVCQAHGGTVRVVAQPGGGLEVTVTLPTADAPAVTGPVPAGG, from the coding sequence GTGAGCCGGCCGGCCCGGCTGCGACCCACCCTGCGGTTGCGGTTGACGCTGCTCAACGGGGTGCTGCTGGTAGGCGCGGGCGCGATCCTGGTGCTGCTGGCCTGGCTGCTGGTCCGCGACGCGCTGCGGCCCACCGACGAGCTGCTGCCCGGCACGGTGGTGGTGCTCTCCGACAACCGGACGATGGACGCCGCGCAGTGGCAGCGGCAGCTTGTCGACGCCGCCTCCGGGGAGCTGCTGGCCAAGGGCCTGGTGGCGCTGTTGGCGATAAGCGTGGTCGGGGTGGCCGGCGCGTACGCCGTTGCCGGCCGCGCGCTGCGCCCCCTGCACCAGGTCACCGCGACCGCCCAGCGGCTCGGCGAGGCGACGCTGGACCAGCGGATCGGCTACTCCGGTGCGGACGACGAGGTGGCCGAGCTGGCCAAGACGTTCGACGCGATGCTGGACCGGATCGCGTCCGCGTTCGAGGCGCAGAAGCGCTTCGTGGCCAACGCCTCACACGAGCTGCGGACCCCGCTCGCCGTGATGCGGACCGAGATCGACGTGACGCTCAGCGACGGTGACGCGGACGCCGCCGAGTACCGCCGGATGGCGACAGTCGTCCGGGACGCCTCGGAGCGGGCGAACAGCCTTGTGGACGCGTTGCTGGTGCTGGCCCGCAGCGAGGCCCAGACCGGCCGGCGACTGGGCCGGCGTACCGAGTGTGACCTCGCGACGGGCACCGCGAACGCGCTGTCGGCGATGCGCCGCGAGGTGGAGCGGATCGGCCTGCGCGTGCAGACGTCGCTGGAATCCGCGCCCGTGGTCGGCGATCCGGGGTTGCTCGACCGGCTGGCCGGCAACCTGATCGAGAACGCCGTCCGCTACAACCACCTGCACGGTCGGCTCTGGGTGCGTACCGGCACCGACGGCGAGCGCTCGTGGCTGGTGGTGGGCAACACCGGTTTCGAGGTGGACCAGGCCGACGTGCCGGGGCTGTTCGAGCCGTTCCGGCGCGGTGGCCGGGAGCGCACCGGGGCGCGCGGCTCGGGGCTGGGCCTGTCCATCGTCCGGGCGGTCTGCCAGGCGCACGGCGGCACCGTACGGGTGGTCGCCCAGCCCGGCGGCGGCCTGGAGGTGACTGTCACCCTGCCGACTGCGGACGCCCCGGCGGTGACCGGCCCGGTGCCCGCCGGCGGCTGA
- a CDS encoding VOC family protein: protein MSSTIHNISFDCRDTYALAGFWSQVFDCPRQPDDFPGDPEAMLLPPGGPEVLFIAVPEGKAVKNRLHLDLEPADRSRADEVERLLGIGAVHVADQIRPDGSGWVVLADPEGNEFCVLRSAAERAAAPAGGAAAGAAEPV, encoded by the coding sequence GTGAGTTCGACGATCCACAACATCAGTTTCGACTGCCGCGACACGTACGCCCTGGCCGGTTTCTGGTCGCAGGTCTTCGACTGCCCCCGGCAGCCCGACGACTTCCCTGGTGACCCGGAGGCGATGCTCCTGCCGCCGGGTGGGCCGGAGGTGCTGTTCATCGCCGTGCCCGAGGGCAAGGCCGTGAAGAACCGACTGCACCTGGACCTGGAGCCGGCCGACCGGTCCCGGGCCGACGAGGTCGAGCGGCTGCTCGGCATCGGCGCGGTGCACGTCGCCGACCAGATCCGGCCGGACGGCTCCGGCTGGGTGGTGCTTGCCGACCCGGAGGGCAACGAGTTCTGCGTGCTGCGCAGCGCGGCCGAGCGAGCCGCGGCACCGGCCGGCGGCGCGGCGGCCGGTGCGGCCGAGCCGGTCTAG